A genomic region of Miscanthus floridulus cultivar M001 chromosome 3, ASM1932011v1, whole genome shotgun sequence contains the following coding sequences:
- the LOC136545618 gene encoding acyl transferase 15-like: MNTIVSKSSSIVVGRPLEPLTMSDGTTIKLSPLDRGNFPMTVLLLYEHPINNAANTIKTALSQALVHYYPFSGRLVPGGDGISSTGSYIDCTGEGVAEFISASADCSLKQAAKLFERSSSSSGGGGTGTNSLLDELTRCNPAGGYGATDPLLSVQLTEFTCGGFILGVTWSHAIADGAGIAQFLGAIGELARGLMSPSILPVRWDEAVSSLPPPPGSVRDVELEHSPLVVLDVTIPSSFISRNKSKAEFHGQPRCTTFEVAAAVLWQCRTRATMSICRPDTLSALSFTVNVRKHVGAKDGYYGNCVVNQHVMATSGAVAGADIMDLVKMIKQAKDQVPDLLDKKRNESSKNRLQGLDGRYNMFAVTSWRNIGFEEADFGSGPPARVMWHEPGIPPFPICFICPNKGEDDVSVVSFCVKEEHADAFLQEIAKFTSI, translated from the coding sequence ATGAATACCATAGTGAGCAAGTCCTCGTCGATTGTCGTCGGGCGGCCATTGGAGCCCTTGACGATGAGCGACGGTACTACCATAAAACTCTCACCTTTAGATAGGGGTAATTTTCCCATGACAGTGTTGCTCCTATACGAGCACCCCATCAACAACGCTGCCAACACCATCAAAACGGCACTGTCCCAGGCGCTTGTCCACTACTACCCTTTCTCCGGACGCTTGGTTCCGGGAGGCGATGGCATCAGCTCGACAGGCTCGTACATCGACTGCACCGGAGAGGGCGTGGCGGAATTCATCTCCGCGTCCGCGGACTGTTCCCTGAAGCAAGCAGCCAAGCTCTTtgaaagatcatcatcatcatctggtGGTGGCGGCACTGGCACCAACTCTCTTCTAGACGAGCTCACCAGGTGCAACCCCGCCGGCGGCTACGGCGCCACTGATCCTTTGCTCTCTGTCCAGCTTACCGAGTtcacctgcggtggcttcatccTCGGAGTTACGTGGAGCCACGCCATTGCCGATGGCGCTGGGATCGCCCAATTTCTCGGCGCCATCGGCGAGCTTGCCCGTGGGCTGATGTCGCCGTCCATTCTTCCCGTCAGGTGGGACGAAGCGGTCTCGAGCCTTCCTCCGCCGCCAGGTTCCGTGAGGGATGTGGAGCTCGAGCACAGCCCCCTCGTCGTTCTTGATGTCACCATCCCCTCGAGCTTCATCAGCCGCAACAAATCCAAAGCTGAGTTTCATGGCCAGCCACGCTGCACCACCTTTGAGGTTGCCGCCGCCGTTCTATGGCAGTGCCGTACCCGGGCGACCATGTCCATTTGCCGCCCAGACACCCTTTCTGCTCTTTCATTCACGGTTAACGTGCGCAAGCACGTGGGCGCCAAGGACGGCTACTACGGCAACTGTGTGGTTAATCAGCATGTCATGGCAACGAGCGGCGCAGTGGCAGGCGCAGATATCATGGACCTAGTCAAGATGATCAAACAGGCCAAGGATCAAGTGCCTGACCTGCTCGACAAGAAGAGGAACGAAAGCAGCAAGAACCGGCTGCAAGGGTTGGATGGGCGGTACAACATGTTCGCCGTGACGTCCTGGAGAAATATCGGCTTCGAGGAGGCTGATTTTGGGAGCGGGCCGCCAGCTAGGGTAATGTGGCACGAACCAGGGATACCACCTTTTCCGATTTGCTTCATCTGTCCCAACAAAGGGGAAGATGATGTCAGTGTGGTATCGTTCTGTGTCAAGGAGGAGCATGCCGACGCATTCCTGCAAGAAATAGCAAAGTTTACTAGTATTTAG